In Mycobacterium stomatepiae, the following are encoded in one genomic region:
- a CDS encoding dioxygenase family protein: MNENPGGSATDSALLGPFYVEGRPTANNGDDISNGVAGTPMFVTGRVVNEKGEPIKGAHVDTWHSDGEGCYDVQQTEQLHNEFAMRALLTTDEGGRFWYRSITPRYYPVPTDGPCGEIMRAANRSVMRPQHVHFWFHADGYHSLITQLFLKDDPYIGRDAVFADQDSLQADFVHHEPGVAPDGTPVDEPFVTLDWTFTLAAE, from the coding sequence ATGAACGAGAACCCCGGGGGCTCAGCCACCGACTCCGCCCTGCTCGGCCCGTTCTATGTCGAAGGCCGTCCGACGGCGAACAACGGAGACGACATCTCCAATGGCGTTGCGGGAACCCCGATGTTCGTCACCGGCCGGGTCGTCAACGAGAAGGGCGAGCCCATCAAAGGTGCCCACGTCGACACCTGGCATAGCGACGGTGAAGGGTGCTACGACGTTCAGCAAACAGAGCAGCTGCACAACGAATTCGCCATGCGCGCGCTGCTGACCACCGACGAGGGCGGGCGCTTCTGGTACCGCTCCATCACACCGCGCTACTACCCGGTGCCCACCGACGGCCCGTGTGGGGAGATCATGCGCGCCGCCAACCGATCCGTGATGCGCCCCCAGCACGTGCACTTCTGGTTCCACGCCGACGGCTACCACTCACTGATCACCCAGCTATTTCTCAAAGACGACCCCTACATTGGACGCGACGCCGTCTTCGCCGACCAGGACTCGCTGCAGGCCGACTTCGTGCACCACGAACCGGGCGTCGCGCCGGACGGAACACCAGTCGACGAACCCTTCGTCACGCTGGACTGGACGTTCACGCTGGCCGCAGAGTGA
- a CDS encoding carboxymuconolactone decarboxylase family protein has translation MTRIPLVDLEQQPEHIREWSARRGNLNVFRLLANAPNVFPGWTQMVDELFASPTFSARMREVVVLRVAHLQGSAYELGQHVRLGKAAGLTDQQLDALATGNLDGAGFDADERAALAVVDELCTTHHLGDESFATAQAVFGDAALTELLMIVSCYYGLALVLNAADLEIDDTARFQA, from the coding sequence ATGACACGCATCCCGCTCGTCGACCTCGAGCAGCAACCCGAGCACATCCGCGAGTGGTCGGCCCGTCGTGGCAACCTCAATGTCTTTCGGCTACTGGCCAACGCGCCCAACGTGTTTCCCGGATGGACCCAGATGGTTGACGAGCTGTTCGCCAGCCCGACCTTCAGCGCGCGGATGCGGGAAGTGGTCGTCTTAAGGGTGGCTCATCTGCAGGGCTCGGCGTATGAGCTTGGCCAGCACGTGCGGCTCGGAAAAGCCGCCGGGCTCACTGACCAGCAGCTCGACGCGCTGGCGACCGGCAATCTCGACGGCGCCGGCTTCGACGCGGACGAACGCGCGGCGCTGGCCGTCGTCGACGAGTTGTGCACCACCCACCATCTCGGCGACGAGTCCTTCGCCACCGCGCAGGCCGTCTTCGGCGACGCGGCGCTCACCGAATTGCTGATGATCGTCAGCTGCTACTACGGGCTGGCCCTGGTGCTCAACGCGGCCGACCTGGAGATCGACGACACCGCAAGGTTTCAGGCATGA
- a CDS encoding carboxymuconolactone decarboxylase family protein codes for MTRIPYRRLEDMTEQARELTRERGNLNVYRTMANAENVYTGWMLAGRGGLTSPVLTRRLRELVTLRTAFLMDSAYELGQHRDVALTAGVSADEISAVTTESDWQTGHFDATELAVLRLTTELVSTHNVAAQLVVQVREALGSEATVEILMVIARYTGLALMLNALDVDLDETARLPTLPIHAPD; via the coding sequence ATGACTCGCATTCCGTACCGCCGCCTCGAAGACATGACCGAGCAGGCCCGCGAATTAACGAGGGAGCGCGGCAATCTCAACGTCTACCGCACGATGGCGAACGCCGAGAACGTCTACACCGGCTGGATGCTGGCCGGTCGCGGCGGTCTGACCAGCCCGGTGCTGACCAGGCGGCTGCGCGAACTGGTGACGCTGCGCACCGCCTTCCTGATGGACAGCGCCTACGAGCTCGGCCAGCACCGCGACGTCGCCCTGACGGCCGGTGTCAGCGCCGATGAGATCAGCGCAGTCACCACCGAGTCCGATTGGCAAACAGGCCATTTCGACGCCACCGAGCTCGCGGTTTTGCGGCTGACAACCGAGCTTGTCTCCACTCACAATGTGGCGGCGCAGCTGGTGGTTCAGGTGCGCGAGGCGCTCGGGTCGGAGGCCACCGTGGAAATATTGATGGTCATCGCCCGCTACACGGGGCTGGCGCTGATGCTCAACGCGCTCGACGTCGACCTCGACGAAACCGCGCGGCTGCCGACGCTGCCCATTCACGCGCCGGACTAG
- a CDS encoding cutinase family protein, producing MGKYLGMIAGHINRFVKPTAIAAVGLGTSFLVSPTPSASAEPCPDVQVVYARGTGEPPGIGATGQAFVDNLRGREAGKSVDVYAVNYPASDEWSTGLDGIRDAGAHVVSMAGSCPKTKMVLSGFSQGAAVMGFVTSAAVPDGVDPATVPKPLSPDIADHVAAVVLFGTPNTRAMNFLGQPQVVIGPTYAAKTIKVCATDDPVCSDGMDFAAHNTYADGGAYIDKGASFAAARIDAAPGGPAVVVHSPTGGGFGN from the coding sequence ATGGGCAAATATCTCGGCATGATTGCCGGTCACATCAATCGATTCGTCAAACCCACCGCAATAGCAGCCGTGGGCCTTGGCACTAGTTTCCTTGTCTCCCCTACTCCCTCGGCATCGGCCGAGCCATGCCCCGACGTTCAAGTGGTGTACGCGCGTGGCACCGGCGAGCCGCCTGGCATCGGCGCGACCGGGCAGGCCTTCGTCGATAACCTGCGTGGGCGCGAAGCCGGAAAGTCCGTCGACGTCTATGCCGTCAACTACCCCGCCAGTGATGAGTGGTCCACCGGGCTCGACGGCATTCGCGACGCCGGCGCTCACGTGGTGTCGATGGCGGGCAGCTGCCCCAAGACCAAGATGGTGCTCAGCGGCTTCTCCCAGGGCGCGGCCGTGATGGGTTTCGTCACCTCGGCGGCCGTGCCCGACGGGGTCGACCCGGCGACCGTGCCCAAGCCATTGTCACCCGACATCGCCGATCACGTCGCGGCGGTGGTGCTCTTCGGAACGCCTAACACGCGGGCCATGAACTTCCTTGGCCAACCTCAGGTAGTCATCGGCCCGACGTATGCCGCCAAGACCATCAAGGTCTGCGCCACCGACGACCCGGTGTGTTCGGACGGAATGGACTTCGCCGCCCACAACACCTACGCCGACGGCGGCGCCTATATCGACAAGGGCGCATCCTTTGCGGCGGCCCGGATCGACGCGGCCCCCGGCGGACCGGCGGTAGTGGTGCACTCGCCCACCGGCGGCGGCTTCGGCAACTAA
- a CDS encoding Rv3717 family N-acetylmuramoyl-L-alanine amidase — protein sequence MGRPKSVSRRQVLKLAGFGPAIVGVTTLVASPASADLAGASVFLDAGHNAVNDASINQQVPNGRGGTKACQTSGAATNDGYPEHAFNWAVVGLISESLRQMGVNTALSRDNDSSVGPCVDARAAQANAMHPDAIVSIHADGGPPSGSGFHVNYSSPPLNDVQAGPAVQLARTMRDALVQAGFHQSTYVGSDGLYGRADLAGLNLAQYPAVLVELGNMRNAQEAALMQSVGGRAKYAAAVTQGIVAFLNGH from the coding sequence ATCGGCCGGCCGAAATCTGTTTCCAGACGCCAGGTCTTGAAACTTGCCGGCTTCGGGCCCGCGATCGTCGGTGTGACAACGCTTGTTGCCTCGCCTGCTTCCGCCGACCTCGCCGGTGCTTCGGTCTTCCTGGACGCGGGCCACAACGCCGTGAATGACGCGTCGATAAACCAGCAGGTTCCGAATGGCCGGGGCGGCACCAAGGCGTGCCAAACGTCGGGAGCGGCAACCAACGACGGCTACCCGGAGCACGCGTTCAATTGGGCCGTCGTCGGTCTGATCAGTGAATCGCTGCGGCAGATGGGGGTCAACACCGCGCTGTCTCGCGACAACGACAGTTCTGTTGGTCCGTGCGTCGACGCGCGTGCCGCACAGGCCAACGCGATGCATCCCGACGCGATCGTGAGCATTCATGCCGACGGTGGCCCGCCGTCCGGCAGCGGATTCCATGTCAACTACTCGAGCCCGCCGCTCAACGATGTTCAGGCGGGCCCGGCCGTGCAGTTGGCACGCACAATGCGTGATGCCCTGGTGCAGGCTGGTTTTCACCAGTCCACCTACGTCGGGTCGGATGGTCTCTATGGGCGCGCCGACCTCGCCGGCCTGAACCTGGCGCAGTACCCGGCGGTGCTCGTCGAACTCGGCAACATGAGAAACGCGCAGGAAGCGGCGCTGATGCAAAGCGTGGGCGGCCGGGCGAAGTACGCCGCGGCCGTCACGCAGGGGATCGTCGCTTTTCTGAACGGCCACTGA
- a CDS encoding DUF202 domain-containing protein, with protein MTQAAAHGNPIGGLQPERTVLAWSRTSFAFLANGVLLAIREIHSAHGWAPLVPAGVALLAALCTYVIAFRRQAILQRRPLPAHISPRRPVYIIGIATMMLIAMATAAQLV; from the coding sequence TTGACCCAGGCGGCGGCGCACGGCAACCCGATCGGCGGGCTTCAGCCCGAACGCACGGTACTCGCCTGGAGCCGGACGTCGTTCGCGTTTCTGGCCAACGGCGTACTGCTGGCGATCAGGGAAATCCACAGCGCCCACGGGTGGGCACCGTTGGTCCCGGCGGGTGTGGCGCTCCTCGCGGCGTTGTGTACCTACGTGATCGCGTTTCGGCGGCAGGCGATACTGCAGCGGCGGCCACTTCCGGCGCACATCAGCCCTCGTCGCCCCGTGTACATCATCGGGATAGCCACCATGATGCTGATCGCCATGGCCACAGCAGCGCAGCTGGTGTAA
- a CDS encoding DUF202 domain-containing protein, whose product MANERTFLSWQRTALGLLAAAVALVQLVPEMTVPGARRLLGLALVVLALLTSGMGLLRWQQADHAMRRGDALPRHPSPAYLAVGLSIVGLVALALIILKVVSA is encoded by the coding sequence ATGGCCAACGAGCGGACCTTCCTATCCTGGCAGCGCACCGCGCTGGGGCTGCTCGCTGCGGCGGTCGCCCTGGTGCAGCTCGTCCCGGAGATGACGGTCCCCGGCGCCCGGCGGCTGCTCGGTCTCGCCCTGGTGGTCCTCGCTCTCCTCACCAGCGGGATGGGGCTGCTGCGCTGGCAGCAGGCCGATCATGCGATGCGCCGAGGGGACGCGTTGCCCCGGCACCCGTCACCGGCCTACCTCGCGGTGGGTCTCAGCATCGTCGGTCTGGTCGCGCTGGCGTTGATCATCCTCAAGGTGGTCTCGGCTTGA
- a CDS encoding haloacid dehalogenase type II, with product MKVVVKALLFDVQGTATDFFSTVCDEAERISAGRHPDADWPDLVRRWRAGYFAALEAARSRQSGWVSVHSVYRFALETLLEECGIGGFSDAEREELTLAWQRLEPWPDVAPGLSWLKSEFTLATLSNADVSAVINLSKRARLPWDAIFAAEMAGVFKPDPTIYRMAATYLGLDPAEIMMVASHKYDIRAASQLGFRTAFIARPLEFGVGGDADVEYSDEFDINASDFLDLADQLGVWWPS from the coding sequence ATGAAGGTTGTGGTTAAGGCGTTGCTGTTCGACGTGCAGGGCACCGCGACGGATTTCTTCTCGACGGTCTGCGACGAGGCGGAGCGGATCAGCGCCGGGCGTCACCCGGATGCCGATTGGCCCGACCTGGTTCGGCGTTGGCGCGCGGGTTATTTCGCCGCATTGGAGGCCGCGCGGAGTCGACAGAGCGGATGGGTATCGGTGCACTCGGTGTACCGCTTTGCCTTGGAGACGTTGCTGGAGGAGTGCGGCATCGGCGGCTTCAGCGATGCCGAGCGCGAAGAGCTCACGCTGGCCTGGCAACGACTCGAGCCCTGGCCCGATGTCGCCCCCGGGCTGTCCTGGCTCAAGAGCGAATTCACCTTGGCGACGCTGTCGAACGCCGACGTGTCCGCGGTCATCAACCTGTCCAAACGAGCACGATTGCCGTGGGACGCGATCTTCGCCGCGGAGATGGCCGGGGTGTTCAAGCCGGACCCGACGATCTATCGGATGGCCGCGACCTACCTGGGTCTGGATCCCGCCGAGATCATGATGGTGGCAAGCCACAAGTACGACATCCGCGCGGCTTCTCAGCTCGGCTTTCGCACGGCGTTCATTGCGCGCCCGCTGGAGTTCGGGGTCGGAGGCGATGCCGACGTGGAGTATTCGGACGAGTTCGACATCAACGCGTCGGACTTCCTCGACCTCGCCGACCAGCTCGGTGTGTGGTGGCCGTCTTAA
- a CDS encoding cytochrome P450, whose protein sequence is MSLDAGFVTRPNGTPPPEIPLADIHLESLDFWVRNDDVRDAVFATLRREAPISFWPPIEYEGFETGNGYWALTKLDDVHFASRHPDIFSSASGITVNDQTPELAEYFGSMIVLDDPRHQRLRSIVSRAFTPKVVARIENSVRERAHRLVTSLKAYHPDGEADLVTELAGPLPLQVICDMMGIPEEDHQRIFHWTNVILGFGDPDLTLDFEEFMQVSMDIGAYAAALAEDRRSNHHEDLTTALVEAEVDGDRLTSQEIASFFILLVVAGNETTRNAISHGVLALSHFPEQREKWWSDFDDLTPTAVEEIIRWASPVIYMRRTLTQDFELSGVAMAAGDKVALYYNSANRDETRFDNPWAFDVARNPNPHLGFGGGGAHFCLGANLARREIRVVFDELRREIPDITVTGKPARLLSQFIHGIKTLPAAWTPPRG, encoded by the coding sequence ATGAGCCTCGACGCGGGCTTTGTGACGCGACCCAATGGGACGCCCCCGCCCGAGATCCCGCTCGCCGATATCCATCTCGAATCGCTCGACTTCTGGGTCCGTAACGACGACGTCCGCGACGCCGTGTTCGCCACCCTGCGCCGGGAGGCCCCGATCTCGTTCTGGCCGCCGATCGAGTACGAGGGATTCGAGACCGGCAACGGATATTGGGCGCTGACCAAGCTCGACGACGTCCACTTCGCCAGCCGTCATCCCGACATCTTCAGCTCCGCCAGCGGTATCACGGTCAACGACCAGACACCGGAATTGGCCGAGTACTTCGGCTCGATGATCGTGCTCGACGACCCGCGCCACCAGCGGTTGCGCTCGATCGTCAGCCGCGCGTTCACTCCGAAAGTGGTTGCCCGTATTGAGAATTCGGTCCGCGAGCGGGCTCATCGGCTGGTCACCTCGTTGAAGGCCTACCATCCCGACGGCGAGGCGGACCTGGTCACCGAGCTCGCCGGACCGCTGCCGCTGCAGGTGATCTGCGACATGATGGGCATCCCGGAGGAAGATCATCAGCGAATCTTCCACTGGACCAACGTGATTCTCGGGTTCGGCGACCCGGATCTGACGCTGGACTTCGAGGAGTTCATGCAGGTTTCGATGGACATCGGTGCCTACGCCGCGGCGCTGGCCGAAGATCGCCGGTCCAACCATCACGAAGATCTGACGACCGCCCTGGTCGAGGCCGAGGTCGACGGCGACCGGCTCACCTCCCAGGAGATCGCGTCGTTCTTCATCCTGCTGGTGGTGGCCGGCAACGAAACCACCCGCAATGCGATCAGCCACGGTGTGCTGGCCTTGTCCCACTTTCCCGAGCAGCGGGAGAAGTGGTGGTCGGACTTCGACGACCTGACTCCCACCGCGGTCGAGGAGATCATCCGGTGGGCCTCGCCGGTGATCTACATGCGCCGCACCCTGACCCAGGACTTCGAGTTGAGCGGTGTCGCGATGGCCGCCGGCGACAAGGTTGCGTTGTACTACAACTCGGCCAACCGCGACGAAACACGGTTCGACAATCCGTGGGCGTTCGACGTGGCGCGCAACCCCAATCCCCATCTGGGCTTCGGCGGCGGCGGCGCGCATTTCTGCTTGGGCGCCAACCTGGCTCGTCGCGAGATCCGGGTCGTCTTCGACGAACTGCGCCGCGAAATCCCGGACATCACGGTGACCGGTAAACCGGCACGGTTGCTGTCGCAATTCATCCACGGCATCAAGACCCTGCCGGCCGCCTGGACTCCGCCGCGGGGCTAG
- a CDS encoding MmpS family transport accessory protein, whose protein sequence is MRKHLAAPSMLLAVGIAFANAGGVAQAIPQMPQVRCEVNGPAVAQFIYYQTDTGQLHQVNASLPWSTEFTAFGGQVFTISAQGPGPISCKIFMDGNLVSAATATTGVPARTVCAH, encoded by the coding sequence ATGAGAAAGCACCTCGCCGCACCATCGATGCTGCTGGCCGTCGGGATCGCATTCGCCAATGCCGGCGGCGTCGCGCAGGCGATACCCCAAATGCCCCAGGTCCGCTGCGAGGTCAATGGGCCCGCGGTCGCCCAGTTCATCTATTACCAAACCGACACCGGGCAGCTGCACCAGGTGAATGCGTCGCTGCCCTGGTCGACGGAGTTCACCGCGTTCGGCGGGCAGGTGTTCACGATCAGCGCCCAGGGGCCGGGGCCGATCTCCTGCAAGATTTTTATGGACGGCAACCTGGTCAGCGCCGCGACGGCGACGACGGGCGTGCCCGCGAGAACCGTTTGCGCGCACTGA
- a CDS encoding MFS transporter — translation MSSTDPVVRKGPAWLTRNVWVLSLVSLLQDAASELLYPLLPIYLTTVLGAPPAVVGAVEGAAEGAASITKVVSGALGDRFSRRPLIATGYGMAALGKVFVAVASAWPGVLVGRVVDRLGKGLRGAPRDALLSDGIDPAERGRVFGFHRALDTLGAVIGPLLGLAGYELFQHRIGPVLYLAVIPAVLSVLVIAWVRERPRDLPRATGVRVFSQTRLLPRRYWAVVSFLVVFSLVNFPDALLLLRLKEIGFSVVAVILAYVGYNLVYAVASFPAGWMADRFGRPGTYGIGLVFFAIGYVGLGITTDAATASGLIVAYGLFTACYDGVAKAWISTLVGEALQSSAQGVFQGLSGCAVLAAGLWAGFLWGTDGRVPLLISGVVGAACTVVLLGAVAVHRRRTRPVS, via the coding sequence ATGAGCAGTACCGACCCGGTGGTCCGTAAGGGCCCGGCCTGGCTCACCAGGAATGTGTGGGTGCTGTCGCTGGTGTCGCTGCTGCAGGATGCGGCGAGCGAGCTGCTTTACCCGTTGCTGCCGATTTATTTGACGACCGTTTTGGGCGCGCCGCCAGCGGTGGTCGGGGCGGTGGAAGGCGCCGCGGAGGGCGCCGCGTCGATCACCAAGGTGGTGTCGGGCGCCTTAGGCGACCGGTTTTCCCGCCGGCCGCTCATCGCGACCGGATACGGGATGGCAGCACTAGGCAAGGTCTTCGTTGCCGTCGCCAGCGCGTGGCCCGGCGTGTTGGTCGGACGGGTTGTCGACCGTTTGGGCAAGGGACTGCGCGGCGCGCCGCGCGATGCGCTGCTGAGCGACGGGATCGATCCGGCCGAGCGTGGTCGGGTGTTCGGGTTCCACCGTGCGTTGGACACGCTCGGTGCGGTCATCGGGCCGTTGCTCGGGCTGGCCGGATATGAGCTGTTTCAGCATCGGATCGGCCCGGTGTTGTACCTGGCGGTGATTCCCGCTGTGCTCAGTGTGCTGGTGATCGCCTGGGTGCGTGAACGACCGCGAGACCTGCCGCGAGCCACCGGGGTGCGGGTGTTTTCGCAGACCCGTCTGCTGCCCCGCCGGTACTGGGCGGTGGTGTCCTTTCTGGTGGTGTTCAGCCTCGTCAACTTCCCTGACGCACTACTTCTGTTGCGGCTCAAGGAGATCGGCTTCTCGGTGGTCGCCGTCATTTTGGCCTACGTCGGCTACAACCTGGTCTACGCGGTGGCGAGTTTCCCGGCCGGGTGGATGGCGGACCGGTTCGGTCGTCCGGGCACTTACGGTATCGGGCTGGTGTTCTTCGCGATCGGGTATGTCGGCCTGGGCATTACCACGGACGCGGCGACCGCGTCGGGCCTGATCGTCGCCTACGGGCTGTTCACCGCCTGCTATGACGGCGTCGCGAAGGCCTGGATATCGACGCTTGTCGGGGAGGCACTGCAATCGAGCGCCCAGGGCGTCTTTCAGGGGCTGAGCGGGTGCGCGGTGCTGGCCGCGGGACTGTGGGCCGGATTCTTGTGGGGCACCGACGGCCGGGTGCCTTTGCTGATCTCGGGTGTCGTCGGGGCGGCGTGCACGGTTGTACTGCTGGGCGCCGTCGCCGTTCACCGGCGGCGCACCCGGCCGGTTTCCTGA
- a CDS encoding NAD(P)H-dependent amine dehydrogenase family protein: MGMTGSKRVVVFGTGFVGRMVIPEIVKHPLFELVGVGVSNPDKVGRDVGDICGMSEKVGVTATDDVDALIALKPDALVHYGPTAMHAKENIKLITAFLRAGIDVCSTAMTPWVWPTMHLNPPNWIEPITEACELGESSCFTTGIDPGFANDLFPMTLMGLTSEVRRVRASELLDYTNYEGDYEFEMGIGREPEFKPMLEDRDMLIFAWGATVPMIAHAAGIMLDEITTTWDKWVTPTERNSARGVIKPGHVAAVRFTINGVYQGETRIQLEHVNRIGLDAAPDWPTGHDNDVYRVDIEGTPSIFQETAFRFTDGSGRDAAAAGCLATGLRALNAVPAVNELRPGWVTPLDLPLIAGAGNIR, from the coding sequence TTGGGCATGACGGGCTCAAAGCGTGTGGTGGTGTTTGGTACCGGCTTCGTCGGCAGGATGGTGATCCCCGAGATCGTCAAGCACCCGCTGTTTGAGTTGGTGGGCGTCGGGGTCAGCAATCCGGACAAGGTCGGCCGCGACGTCGGCGATATCTGCGGGATGTCGGAGAAGGTCGGCGTTACGGCCACCGACGACGTCGACGCGCTGATCGCGTTGAAGCCCGACGCGCTGGTGCATTACGGCCCGACGGCCATGCACGCCAAAGAGAACATCAAGCTGATCACCGCCTTCTTGCGGGCCGGCATCGACGTGTGTTCGACGGCGATGACGCCGTGGGTGTGGCCGACGATGCACCTGAACCCGCCGAACTGGATCGAGCCCATCACCGAGGCCTGCGAGTTGGGTGAGTCGTCCTGCTTCACCACCGGCATCGACCCCGGCTTCGCCAACGACCTGTTCCCGATGACGCTGATGGGCCTGACCTCCGAGGTGCGTCGCGTGCGCGCCTCGGAACTGCTCGACTACACGAACTACGAGGGCGACTACGAGTTCGAGATGGGGATCGGGCGCGAACCCGAATTCAAGCCCATGCTCGAGGACCGCGACATGCTGATCTTCGCCTGGGGTGCGACCGTCCCGATGATCGCGCACGCCGCCGGGATCATGCTCGACGAGATCACCACGACCTGGGACAAGTGGGTCACGCCGACCGAGCGCAACTCCGCCCGGGGCGTGATCAAGCCCGGCCACGTCGCCGCGGTCCGATTCACAATCAACGGCGTCTACCAGGGCGAGACCCGCATCCAGCTCGAGCACGTCAACCGGATCGGCCTCGACGCGGCCCCCGACTGGCCGACCGGTCATGACAACGACGTCTACCGGGTCGACATCGAGGGGACGCCGAGCATCTTCCAGGAGACCGCGTTCCGGTTCACCGACGGCTCCGGCCGGGACGCGGCCGCGGCCGGATGCCTGGCCACCGGGCTGCGCGCGCTGAACGCGGTGCCGGCGGTCAACGAGCTGCGGCCCGGCTGGGTCACCCCGCTGGATCTACCGCTTATCGCCGGAGCCGGCAATATACGGTGA
- a CDS encoding Hsp70 family protein, producing MSDGATPALGLSIGATNFAAVTADHGITRKPVITLFRERLPEIGVPGENPRLDQPGLVITDFVDRVGDPIGIVAADGTVHRSEVLAADGLRALAYAATNGGGLPENVAVTHPAHWASTSVDALGSALSRVPEWANRDRPLTLIPDAAATLFAARANPGIPARGTVAVCDFGGSGSSITLMDAAGDYQPLAPTARHLDFSGDLIDQALLTVVLANLPSADSFDPSGTSAIGPLSRLRTGCRTAKEQLSSSTVATLAEGLPGIPGEIRLTRNELDDAIRTSLTGFMAALDETLARNGVRDLVAVVSVGGGANIPAVTTMLSGHLRVPVVTMPRPQLAPAIGGALRATRGPGETSATRLTPAASRATATAVAAAAAAAPLAVEERKSVLTHASEPISSLMPALAWSEAGDESQVMPAVGGQIPNHAGGSGYTSARPALNFDQPSVPPRREKKSPIVPWSRLPGMFIISTAVAVLLVGIALAMALSDDKPAPTPNSGVKTTPATAPPANGATAQPAPPSQAPPTGQAATPAPAAVPDQPAPAAVDTPPPAAVDTPAPAAVDTPVPAAPPPVEAPAPPPVPQIPAPAPRVPPIPAIPPIPRIPGISLPIPGFGQ from the coding sequence ATGTCAGACGGAGCTACGCCCGCGCTGGGGCTCTCGATTGGTGCCACCAACTTCGCCGCGGTCACCGCCGACCACGGCATCACTCGTAAGCCCGTGATCACGCTCTTTCGCGAGCGGCTGCCCGAGATCGGAGTGCCCGGCGAGAACCCCCGGCTGGACCAGCCGGGCCTGGTGATCACCGACTTCGTGGATCGGGTCGGCGACCCGATCGGCATCGTGGCCGCCGACGGCACGGTACATCGCAGCGAGGTCCTGGCCGCCGACGGTCTGCGTGCCCTGGCCTACGCCGCCACCAACGGGGGCGGCCTGCCGGAAAACGTCGCGGTGACTCACCCCGCGCACTGGGCGTCGACGTCGGTGGACGCGCTGGGTTCCGCGCTGAGCCGGGTGCCCGAATGGGCCAACCGCGACCGTCCACTGACGTTGATCCCCGACGCGGCCGCGACGCTGTTCGCCGCGCGGGCCAACCCGGGCATCCCGGCGCGCGGGACCGTGGCGGTCTGCGACTTCGGCGGCAGCGGCAGCAGCATCACGCTGATGGACGCCGCCGGCGACTACCAGCCGCTCGCCCCGACCGCGCGGCACCTCGACTTCTCCGGCGACCTGATCGATCAGGCGCTGTTGACGGTCGTCCTGGCCAACCTGCCCAGCGCCGATTCCTTCGATCCGTCCGGCACCTCGGCCATCGGGCCGCTGAGCCGGCTGCGGACCGGATGCCGCACCGCCAAGGAGCAGCTCTCGTCGAGCACCGTCGCCACACTGGCCGAGGGGTTGCCGGGCATCCCCGGCGAAATCCGGCTCACCAGAAACGAACTCGACGACGCGATCCGTACATCGCTGACGGGTTTCATGGCGGCCCTGGATGAAACGCTGGCGCGCAACGGAGTTCGCGATCTGGTCGCGGTGGTGTCGGTGGGCGGTGGCGCGAACATCCCGGCGGTCACCACGATGCTCTCCGGACACCTGCGGGTTCCCGTGGTGACGATGCCGCGCCCGCAGCTGGCCCCGGCGATCGGTGGGGCGCTACGCGCGACGCGTGGACCGGGGGAGACCAGCGCGACGCGGCTGACCCCGGCCGCCTCGCGCGCGACCGCGACGGCCGTGGCGGCAGCAGCCGCGGCGGCACCGTTGGCCGTCGAAGAGCGCAAGTCGGTGCTGACCCACGCGTCGGAGCCGATCTCGAGCCTGATGCCCGCGCTGGCGTGGTCGGAGGCCGGCGACGAATCACAGGTGATGCCCGCCGTCGGTGGGCAGATCCCGAATCATGCTGGCGGGTCAGGTTATACGTCGGCGCGGCCGGCATTGAACTTCGATCAGCCTTCCGTGCCGCCACGTCGGGAGAAGAAGAGCCCGATCGTGCCCTGGTCCCGGTTGCCCGGGATGTTCATCATCAGCACGGCCGTCGCCGTGTTGCTGGTCGGCATCGCGTTGGCAATGGCGCTCTCCGACGACAAACCGGCGCCGACACCGAACTCCGGCGTGAAGACGACTCCAGCGACCGCGCCACCCGCCAATGGTGCGACCGCGCAACCCGCGCCACCGAGCCAGGCGCCGCCCACGGGTCAGGCCGCGACTCCGGCACCGGCGGCGGTTCCTGATCAGCCCGCCCCCGCAGCGGTCGACACGCCCCCGCCCGCGGCAGTCGACACGCCCGCGCCCGCGGCGGTGGATACGCCGGTCCCCGCGGCGCCTCCGCCCGTCGAGGCCCCGGCCCCGCCGCCGGTGCCCCAGATTCCGGCGCCCGCGCCCCGGGTCCCGCCGATCCCGGCGATTCCGCCTATTCCGCGTATCCCCGGAATCAGCCTGCCAATTCCGGGATTTGGCCAGTAG